From Lytechinus variegatus isolate NC3 chromosome 16, Lvar_3.0, whole genome shotgun sequence, the proteins below share one genomic window:
- the LOC121430085 gene encoding uncharacterized protein K02A2.6-like, whose protein sequence is MASPRVQRWAITLAAYEYEIKYKAGEKNSNADALSRLPLESTIPDPPIPGDIILLMDTLDRTPITPSRVRSLTDKDPILSRVRNFILQGWPIADELQDKAFGPYLNRKDELSVHEGVILWGARAVLPMKCREAMMEELHDAHPGIVRMKAMARSCVWWPQIDKDLERKVKSCEKCQSHQRQPSKAPPHQWEYPSKPWSRIHVDYAGPVEGKMLLVIVDAYSKWIDVHITNKSTSEATIDKLREVFSAQGLPQTLVSDNGPCFTSEEFATFMKMNAINHIRGAPYHPATNGLAERAVQTVKGALRKMSGPLQTRLARFLLSYRTTPQATTNQSPAELLMNRKLRTRISSVLPDVNATVEKKQFSQTAHTSRKLREFKIGEEVLVRNYGRGNQWLPGKVVERNGPVSYVVNVNTNNSTLTWKRHVDQLRSRISTSSTSNDDTGPTLEDDDVIIRDNDNDDRNVNEDQIDIRADREDNPEVDHDDGIKHYPRRERRKPNYYGFS, encoded by the coding sequence ATGGCTTCTCCGCGCGTCCAACGGTGGGCGATTACACTTGCGGCATAcgaatatgaaataaagtataaagcgggagagaaaaattcaaatgcTGATGCACTTAGTAGATTACCGCTAGAATCAACCATTCCGGATCCTCCGATCCCGGGGGATATCATACTTCTCATGGATACATTAGATAGGACACCGATAACGCCTTCGCGCGTCCGTTCTCTTACCGACAAAGATCCGATCTTGTCGCGGGTCCGTAACTTCATCTTACAAGGATGGCCTATAGCAGATGAATTACAAGATAAGGCATTCGGTCCGTATTTGAATAGAAAAGATGAATTGAGTGTTCATGAGGGAGTAATATTGTGGGGTGCTCGCGCGGTGCTTCCCATGAAATGTCGAGAAGCAATGATGGAAGAATTGCATGATGCACATCCGGGGATAGTGCGTATGAAAGCAATGGCGAGAAGTTGCGTATGGTGGCCACAGATTGACAAAGATTTGGAGCGTAAAGTTAAATCTTGCGAAAAATGTCAATCACACCAGCGACAACCGTCGAAAGCTCCACCACATCAGTGGGAATATCCAAGTAAACCATGGTCGCGAATTCATGTCGATTACGCAGGTCCAGTAGAAGGGAAAATGTTACTAGTAATAGTAGATGCGTATTCAAAATGGATAGATGTTCACATTACGAATAAATCGACAAGCGAAGCGACAATAGACAAATTGAGGGAAGTCTTTTCGGCACAAGGTCTTCCTCAAACGCTGGTTTCGGATAATGGGCCCTGTTTCACGAGTGAGGAATTTGCtacattcatgaaaatgaacGCAATCAATCACATTCGAGGTGCACCATATCACCCAGCTACTAATGGTCTCGCGGAAAGAGCAGTGCAAACTGTGAAAGGAGCACTCAGAAAAATGAGTGGACCCCTTCAGACGAGATTAGCAAGGTTCTTGTTGAGTTACCGTACAACTCCACAAGCTACCACAAACCAGTCACCGGCAGAATTGCTCATGAACCGAAAGTTGCGTACTCGCATATCTTCTGTTCTGCCTGATGTGAACGCTACCGTTGAAAAGAAGCAATTCTCACAGACCGCTCACACTTCTCGCAAACTTCGCGAATTTAAGATAGGAGAAGAAGTCCTTGTGAGAAATTACGGGCGAGGTAACCAATGGCTACCCGGAAAAGTAGTCGAACGTAACGGTCCGGTATCCTATGTCGTAAATGTCAATACCAATAACTCGACGCTGACATGGAAACGTCATGTTGACCAATTGCGAAGTCGAATCTCGACTTCATCGACCTCGAACGACGACACCGGCCCGACACTTGAAGATGATGACGTTATCATCCGTGATAACGACAATGATGATCGCAATGTCAATGAAGATCAGATAGACATTCGCGCGGATCGTGAAGACAATCCTGAAGTCGATCACGATGACGGTATAAAGCATTATCCTAGACGAGAGCGTAGAAAACCAAACTATTATGGATTTTCGTAA
- the LOC121430387 gene encoding heparan sulfate glucosamine 3-O-sulfotransferase 1-like, whose translation MATNTGPLRSYLSGLIFGTVLFGMCYSISSYAAYLIEQSASSVASGNLRRSALYDGHLGSQHDRNNSAGAQEHFPQKDVTMMRCPQELDSTIDPGILAKLDCRKRLPQVIGIGVEKCGTGAMAFFLTSHPSIAHSTPQEIYFWNKHRDKDLEWYRDQMPVSTKYQVTIEKTPSYIFEKDAPERIKASMPDTKFMLLIRDPIVRAVSDYLHLQSLGLPELLSPRIVPPGYDPLSYLNTTFEGSVIKPNGEVNTDNGILAHSAYVLYLRRWMKLFPREQFLILDGDEFAKNPLPGLKQVESFLGIPHYLNEKFIYFDEQKGFYCKAMLRGRGTICAGATKGRPHPPVDDDVIRKLRSYFRPYNTQLEDLLGQRFSWS comes from the exons ATGGCTACGAACACTGGGCCACTAAGATCCTATTTATCCGGTCTTATATTTGGAACTGTTTTATTTGGGATGTGCTACTCCATTTCCAGCTATGCTGCTTACTTGATAGAACAATCAGCATCATCAGTTGCATCCGGGAACTTAAGGCGAAGCGCTTTGTATGACGGCCATCTTGGAAGTCAACATGATCGTAATAATTCCGCAGGCGCTCAAGAACATTTTCCTCAGAAGGACGTAACAATGATGCGATGTCCGCAGGAGCTAGACTCGACAATCGACCCAGGCATTCTTGCCAAGCTAGATTGCAGAAAGCGGCTTCCGCAGGTCATTGGGATCGGAGTCGAGAAGTGCGGGACCGGGGCCATGGCGTTCTTCCTGACGAGCCATCCGTCTATCGCCCATTCCACACCCCaggaaatttatttttggaaCAAGCACAGGGACAAGGATCTCGAATGGTACCGAGACCAGATGCCGGTCTCTACCAAATACCAGGTGACCATTGAGAAAACACCGtcctatatttttgaaaaggaTGCACCGGAGCGGATCAAGGCTTCGATGCCCGACACCAAATTCATGTTGCTTATCCGGGATCCGATTGTCCGAGCTGTGTCGGATTATCTCCATCTCCAGAGTTTGGGACTTCCGGAGTTATTGAGTCCGCGGATAGTCCCACCCGGTTACGATCCGCTAAGTTATCTCAATACGACCTTTGAAGGATCCGTCATCAAACCGAACGGTGAAGTGAATACAGATAACGGGATCTTGGCGCACAGTGCATACGTGCTTTACCTAAGGAGATGGATGAAACTGTTTCCTCGGGAGCAGTTCCTCATTCTAGACGGCGATGAATTTGCTAAGAATCCCCTTCCAGGATTGAAACAG GTCGAGTCCTTCTTGGGTATCCCACACTACTTAAACGAAAAGTTCATCTACTTTGACGAACAGAAGGGTTTCTACTGCAAGGCCATGCTTCGTGGTCGGGGAACGATATGCGCCGGAGCAACCAAAGGGAGACCCCACCCACCTGTTGACGATGACGTCATCAGAAAGCTCCGAAGTTACTTCCGGCCCTACAACACCCAGCTCGAAGATTTGTTGGGCCAGCGCTTCTCATGGAGTTAG